Below is a genomic region from Verrucomicrobiota bacterium.
GCTAATTGATGGCACCTTGGAGTCATTGGTTGGCAGCCAGCATGGCGGCTCGATATACCTAATCAACCCCAACGGTGTTCTCGTTGGTGCGTCAGGACGCATCAATGTGGGTAGCTTTGTGGCTTCCACGTTGGATTTAGGGCCGGATACCGCCTCTGCCAACGCCAGTTTCCTTTCGGCAGGCAAGCTGAATTTATCCGGCGGTTCTTTCGCGGGTATTAAGAATGAAGGACAAATTTCGGCGCGTGATGACGTGTTTATCGTAGCGCATACCGTTGAAAACGTTGGAACAATCCGTGCCGGCCGTAACGTGGGACTCGCGGCGGGAACGCAGGTGGAGTTGAACGTATTTGATCCGCGTAATCCGCTTGCTGAACGAATTACCGTGGTGGCAGGATCAGGAACCGGAACTCCAGTTGGCGTGAACAACACGGCGGCGGGAACAATTACGGCGGTTACCGAGGAACTTAAGGCTGCGGGCGGGAATGTTTATGGTTTGGCAATCCAAAACGCAGGGAAAATACGTGCGACTGCGCTGGTAAATGAGGGTGGCCGCATTGTGTTGAAAGCGGATAAAGGGAACGTGGCCAACAGTGGTGTGCTTGATGCGTCTGCCACACAAGCAGGCGGCCAAGGCGGGACGGTGGAGGTGCTGGGTGACTCGGTCAGTCTGAATGGTGACTCACGCGTTGATGTCCGTGGTGATGCCGGGGGGGGCGTCGCATTGATTGGCGGTGATTACCAAGGAAAAAATGCCCTCGTTCCCAATTCGCAACAAACCTTTGTCGGGCGTAACGCGGTGATTGCTGCGGATGCAATCAATTCCGGTAATGGCGGCAAGGTCATCGTCTGGGCGGATCAGATCACACGCTTTTATGGAACTCTGACTGCAAAAGGCGGCAAATTCAGGGGGAATGGTGGTTTGGTGGAAATTTCCGGGAAACACTACTTGGATTATCAGGCGCTGTTGGTGGATTTGACGGCCCCGGCTGGACGTCTCGGAACCTTGCTCATGGATCCTGATAATATATTTGTTCGAAATAATAATCCACTGGATGTGCCAAATTCATGGACAACCGCGTTAAATGACGTGGATTTGGCATCGGATGCGAATATCGGTGCGGGATATACCACCATAAGCGCTGGTTCGATCAATGCTGCGTTGGCGAATGTTACGCTTGCAGCGAACAACAACATTACCATTGTTGATGCGATTAATATTATCGATCCTGCGGTAAAATTCACTGCCAATGCCACTTCAATTGATGTCAACGGCGTGATCCGCGCCAATGGTGTTACCCTGAATGCTGCGACCATCAATCTGAATTCCATGGGCACTCAGGCAAATCCCACCATCAGAACTACCGGCGGCGGTCAAACCCTGAATGGTGCAGTCACCTTAAAGGCAGATGCTTGGTTGACCGATACTGCGGGTGGCGCGGTTGCGTTCAATAACACGGTGAACTCTCTGGGCGGGAATTATAATTTGGTTGTCGATTCATTGGGACCCATCAATTTCGCTAATACGGTCAACAATATCGGGGTAATGACCCTGAAGGGCGGCGGCAATACTACCTTTAACAACGACGTGGGTGCTGCTTCACTTACCGTACTGAACAAGCTTACTCTCAAGGGAAATGTTACTACCACCTTTGAACAACAATATACGGATACGCTGACTCTGGGTGGTGCTGGAA
It encodes:
- a CDS encoding filamentous hemagglutinin N-terminal domain-containing protein, which encodes MKKNSLNLTLLAGLASLTSLSTYAQLNLPVPVTPGSTIRSDGFQMTITPGTQRSIYDWSSFNIGQGYRTTFKLPTMSAAVLNRVGASGGASLIDGTLESLVGSQHGGSIYLINPNGVLVGASGRINVGSFVASTLDLGPDTASANASFLSAGKLNLSGGSFAGIKNEGQISARDDVFIVAHTVENVGTIRAGRNVGLAAGTQVELNVFDPRNPLAERITVVAGSGTGTPVGVNNTAAGTITAVTEELKAAGGNVYGLAIQNAGKIRATALVNEGGRIVLKADKGNVANSGVLDASATQAGGQGGTVEVLGDSVSLNGDSRVDVRGDAGGGVALIGGDYQGKNALVPNSQQTFVGRNAVIAADAINSGNGGKVIVWADQITRFYGTLTAKGGKFRGNGGLVEISGKHYLDYQALLVDLTAPAGRLGTLLMDPDNIFVRNNNPLDVPNSWTTALNDVDLASDANIGAGYTTISAGSINAALANVTLAANNNITIVDAINIIDPAVKFTANATSIDVNGVIRANGVTLNAATINLNSMGTQANPTIRTTGGGQTLNGAVTLKADAWLTDTAGGAVAFNNTVNSLGGNYNLVVDSLGPINFANTVNNIGVMTLKGGGNTTFNNDVGAASLTVLNKLTLKGNVTTTFEQQYTDTLTLGGAGTTRTLSGTDITFAGITGGGNSLTINGSGNTTFGDNVSGVNNLITDAAGHTYINTLVISTAGGQTYNDPVILGANVVLVDTLGNGNISFNQTVNADNFNNNRTLVVNTGGNTKFAGAVGNLQALRSVTTDAPGKTQLGNNVSTLNEQTYNDPVELIGNVVISSANNNNIGTILFNSTLNADAEANARTIALTTDGITKFVGAVGGIQRPQSVTINYSGQVGEKTIVGSDFKTIGSMIFTEPLELIGNSTIASGANVTFQKTVNGTYQLAVNSPTAITFNDVVGGTLPLTSLTTGNGGNTAINGGAVTTTGNQDYNDTVTLGANTVVASTGSGNLTFAKTVNADAAANNRTLVANT